A stretch of the Acidilobus sp. 7A genome encodes the following:
- a CDS encoding glycosyltransferase family 39 protein, which produces MGLSGSEGRRDQRARALSDPKVRVALFLVGLAVVALGSYYVAAKATWNASHIGGGGYDNAYISDEIYYVDAARRILVNVFGYHGELFPYSGETASNYYNFEHPPLGKYIIALSMALLGDKPFNWRVPSIVMASLIPLIIYVGLAWGRDTRWIVIGTVAGLAASADHILIVMGSVAMLDIYAAFFLSLAIVSAFRERFYLSAVFEGLAWASKETALPGALALLILILARSPNRAGVIKFLKAFIIVLGVFIVAYIPLFAHFGVMYVIQQTLGGYKWDLVSRPPGPPASAPSGWFFNVNPFVLSYSPLLEASMTVPLELTALGAAIAIFVVGLGRDRRLLRAGSTFFVSEFVGLWAVYLAGNHTLYSFYSVVFTPAMAVTLAEVLDILSNQIKLF; this is translated from the coding sequence TTGGGCTTAAGTGGTTCTGAGGGGAGGCGGGATCAGCGCGCTAGGGCGCTCAGCGACCCTAAGGTTAGGGTTGCACTGTTCCTCGTAGGCCTAGCAGTTGTGGCCCTCGGGTCCTATTATGTTGCTGCTAAGGCCACATGGAACGCCTCTCACATAGGGGGAGGAGGCTATGACAACGCCTATATAAGTGATGAGATATACTATGTTGACGCGGCCAGAAGAATTCTCGTAAACGTTTTTGGATATCATGGAGAGCTGTTCCCATACAGCGGCGAGACGGCCTCTAATTATTACAACTTCGAGCATCCGCCCCTGGGGAAGTATATAATAGCTCTGTCTATGGCGCTTTTGGGTGACAAGCCGTTCAACTGGAGGGTTCCAAGTATAGTTATGGCTTCCTTAATACCGTTGATAATCTACGTTGGGCTGGCGTGGGGCAGGGACACAAGGTGGATAGTAATAGGAACGGTAGCAGGCCTTGCAGCGTCGGCGGACCATATACTTATAGTGATGGGATCAGTAGCCATGTTGGACATATACGCAGCCTTCTTCCTGTCATTGGCTATCGTGAGTGCGTTTAGAGAGCGCTTCTACCTCTCAGCGGTTTTTGAGGGGCTGGCTTGGGCTTCAAAAGAGACTGCGCTGCCCGGGGCCCTGGCCCTTCTAATTCTCATATTGGCGCGCAGCCCCAACAGGGCTGGTGTCATAAAGTTCCTAAAGGCTTTCATAATAGTTCTTGGAGTATTTATAGTGGCATATATACCACTCTTTGCACACTTCGGAGTTATGTATGTTATTCAACAGACCCTGGGAGGCTATAAATGGGACCTCGTAAGCCGTCCTCCAGGGCCGCCTGCAAGCGCCCCAAGCGGCTGGTTCTTTAACGTGAACCCCTTCGTGCTCTCGTACTCGCCGCTCCTAGAGGCCTCAATGACAGTTCCCCTAGAGCTTACAGCCCTCGGGGCCGCGATTGCTATCTTCGTCGTAGGCCTGGGCAGGGATAGGAGGCTCCTGCGGGCCGGAAGCACCTTCTTCGTATCGGAGTTCGTGGGGCTTTGGGCGGTTTACCTAGCTGGTAATCATACGCTCTACAGCTTTTACTCAGTAGTCTTTACACCAGCGATGGCTGTTACCTTAGCTGAAGTCCTGGACATATTATCAAATCAAATAAAATTATTTTAG